From Burkholderia sp. WP9, a single genomic window includes:
- the pcaB gene encoding 3-carboxy-cis,cis-muconate cycloisomerase, with product MTSRTVPMASTVVDSILFRDAFGTPKMRALFSDYALVQRYIDVEVALARAEARVGVIPADAAEVIARESTIERIDFDHMREETDIVGYPILPLVHQLVGMCGEAGRYVHWGATTQDIMDTAVSLQVRDALDLIDSDIRDLRTILVGLAKKHRDTPMAGRTHLQQALPITFGYKVAIWLAMFDRHQQRLAELRPRVAVVGFAGAAGTLASLGDKGFEVQKALADELKLGVPATTWHVARDGLAEAVNLLTLVTGSLGKIALDIMIMASTEFAEVYEPFVKGRGASSTMPQKRNPISSELMLAAAKAVRQQAGLMVDAMIQDFERATGPWHAEWIAIPESFILSAGALHQAKFALGGLIVDTERMKHNLGITRGLIVAEAVMMGMAPFTGRQQAHDIVYDACRTVNEKGGTLAEALAALPEVTRHFDRAAIDRMTDPANYLGLAPQMVDRAVELSSGI from the coding sequence ATGACGAGTCGCACTGTCCCTATGGCCAGCACCGTGGTCGATTCAATCCTGTTTCGCGACGCCTTCGGCACACCGAAGATGCGTGCGCTGTTCTCCGATTACGCGCTCGTGCAGCGCTATATCGACGTGGAAGTGGCGCTGGCCAGGGCTGAAGCGCGCGTTGGCGTGATTCCGGCCGATGCGGCTGAAGTGATCGCCCGTGAATCGACGATCGAGCGGATCGATTTCGATCACATGCGCGAGGAGACAGACATTGTGGGTTATCCGATTCTGCCGCTCGTTCACCAACTCGTCGGCATGTGCGGCGAAGCGGGCCGTTACGTCCATTGGGGCGCGACGACACAAGACATCATGGATACGGCGGTCTCGCTGCAGGTGCGCGATGCGCTCGATCTAATCGACAGCGACATACGCGATCTGCGCACGATTCTGGTCGGTCTTGCAAAGAAACACCGCGATACGCCGATGGCGGGCCGCACACACTTGCAGCAGGCGCTGCCCATCACGTTTGGCTACAAGGTCGCCATCTGGCTCGCGATGTTCGACCGGCATCAACAACGCCTCGCAGAGTTGCGGCCGAGGGTGGCCGTCGTCGGATTCGCAGGGGCTGCGGGAACGCTGGCCTCGCTCGGCGACAAGGGTTTCGAGGTTCAGAAGGCGCTCGCCGATGAACTGAAGCTCGGCGTACCCGCGACCACGTGGCACGTAGCACGCGATGGTCTCGCCGAAGCCGTCAACCTGCTGACGCTCGTGACGGGTTCGCTCGGCAAAATCGCGCTCGACATCATGATCATGGCGTCGACGGAGTTCGCCGAAGTGTACGAGCCTTTCGTCAAGGGGCGCGGTGCAAGCAGCACCATGCCGCAAAAACGCAATCCGATTTCCAGCGAACTGATGCTTGCCGCGGCGAAAGCAGTGCGGCAGCAAGCGGGTCTAATGGTCGACGCGATGATCCAGGACTTCGAGCGCGCCACGGGCCCATGGCACGCGGAATGGATCGCCATTCCCGAAAGCTTCATCCTTTCGGCTGGCGCGCTGCATCAGGCCAAGTTTGCGCTAGGGGGATTGATCGTCGACACCGAACGCATGAAGCACAACCTGGGTATCACCCGGGGGTTGATCGTCGCGGAGGCAGTCATGATGGGAATGGCGCCGTTCACCGGCCGCCAGCAGGCTCACGATATCGTCTACGACGCGTGCCGTACCGTGAACGAGAAAGGCGGCACGCTCGCCGAAGCGCTCGCGGCGCTGCCTGAAGTTACCAGGCACTTCGACCGCGCGGCTATCGATCGAATGACCGATCCAGCCAACTATCTCGGCCTCGCGCCACAAATGGTCGATCGCGCCGTCGAATTGTCCAGCGGCATTTGA
- a CDS encoding GntR family transcriptional regulator, translating into MNRPHFADIARDLTESIASGRYPVGSYLPTELELRDHYQTSRHTVRAALHELQQLGLVSRRKNAGTRVESTQPKNEFRPSLASVDDLVQFGSEHLRLVQSTEEIFASGKLAKTLKCADGARWLRVSSLRIDGDRESAPVGWTDVYIDPAYTEVADAARSQPDALISSLIEARYGRCIAEIQQDVHAALISQEMAERLKVDKGTAALEIVRRYLDSAGETFEVSISVHPAERFSVSMRLKRSDA; encoded by the coding sequence ATGAATCGACCGCACTTCGCCGACATCGCTCGCGACTTGACTGAGAGCATTGCGTCCGGCCGCTATCCGGTCGGCTCGTATCTGCCCACCGAACTTGAACTGCGCGACCACTATCAGACGAGCCGGCATACGGTTCGCGCAGCGCTGCATGAATTGCAGCAGTTGGGGCTCGTGTCGCGACGCAAGAACGCGGGAACGCGCGTTGAATCGACGCAGCCGAAGAACGAGTTTCGGCCTTCGCTCGCATCGGTGGACGATCTCGTTCAGTTCGGCTCCGAGCACTTGCGTCTGGTGCAATCGACGGAGGAGATCTTCGCTAGCGGCAAGCTCGCCAAAACGCTGAAGTGTGCTGACGGTGCGCGATGGCTGCGCGTTTCGAGCCTGCGCATCGACGGCGACAGGGAGAGTGCGCCGGTCGGTTGGACCGACGTATATATCGATCCGGCTTACACGGAAGTCGCAGATGCTGCGCGATCTCAACCGGATGCGCTTATCAGCTCGTTAATCGAAGCGCGTTATGGTCGCTGCATCGCGGAGATCCAGCAGGACGTGCACGCCGCGTTGATTTCGCAGGAGATGGCGGAAAGGCTGAAAGTCGATAAGGGCACTGCGGCGCTTGAGATTGTGCGGCGCTACCTCGACTCCGCGGGGGAAACCTTTGAAGTGTCGATAAGCGTCCATCCGGCTGAACGCTTCTCGGTTTCGATGCGACTGAAGCGCTCCGACGCTTAG
- a CDS encoding LysR substrate-binding domain-containing protein, translating into MDLTTAGETFLLTCRRILEDLDQTEAFLSTGHEQPIGRLRVDLPTTFGRRHIVPALLNLTRRFPRLDLAVTLQDRAVDLVSEGVDLAVRIGTLDAFPDLVARKLGEQRLVICGAPDYLARTGEPVQRDDLLTHDCLIGWRSNVRSGWLLADAANDSGAAYFDVRARHELTDGDTLLNACVTGCGLAQLPGWLARDALRTGALREVLPSLSTTTPIHAIWQKTRHLQPKVKVAVDELVQLAAFEPSVFQP; encoded by the coding sequence ATTGACCTGACGACCGCGGGCGAGACTTTCCTGCTCACGTGCCGACGCATCCTTGAAGATCTGGACCAAACAGAAGCCTTTCTGTCGACGGGCCACGAACAACCTATTGGCCGCCTGCGCGTCGATCTTCCGACGACTTTTGGCCGCCGGCACATCGTGCCTGCACTGTTGAATCTGACCCGGCGATTTCCGCGGCTGGATCTCGCCGTCACGTTGCAGGATCGGGCGGTGGATCTCGTCAGCGAGGGAGTCGATCTGGCGGTGCGCATCGGCACACTCGATGCATTTCCGGATCTCGTCGCGCGTAAGCTGGGCGAGCAGAGGCTCGTTATTTGCGGCGCGCCCGATTACCTGGCACGAACCGGCGAACCGGTGCAGCGCGACGATCTGCTCACACACGATTGCTTGATCGGATGGCGTAGCAACGTACGGTCCGGCTGGCTATTGGCAGATGCGGCGAACGACAGCGGAGCCGCTTACTTCGATGTGCGAGCGCGTCACGAGTTGACGGACGGCGACACCTTGCTGAACGCGTGCGTGACGGGCTGCGGCCTTGCCCAGCTTCCCGGATGGCTGGCGCGAGATGCTTTGCGCACGGGCGCGCTGCGAGAAGTGCTGCCGAGCCTGTCGACGACAACACCGATTCATGCGATCTGGCAGAAGACACGACACCTTCAGCCGAAAGTCAAAGTCGCTGTTGATGAATTGGTGCAACTCGCCGCGTTCGAACCGTCGGTGTTCCAACCTTGA
- a CDS encoding DEAD/DEAH box helicase codes for MSFASLGLIDPLLRNLQDLNYQTPTPIQAKAIPAVLSGKDVMAAAQTGTGKTAGFALPLLQRLVQHGPAVSSNRARVLVLVPTRELAEQVLQSFVDYGKGLDLRFLAAYGGVSINPQMMKLRKGVDVLVATPGRLLDLNRQNAVQFDQIQTLVLDEADRMLDLGFARELNAVFAALPAQRQTLLFSATFTDDIRAMAAGILRGPVNISVSPPNATASKIKQWVVPVDKRNKPDLFMHLVAENNWQHALVFVKTRNGVDYLAAMLDEAGYAVDTIHGDKPQPARLRALERFKTREVHMLVATDVAARGLDIDDLPLVINVDLPIVAQDYVHRIGRTGRAGASGVAVSLVCADEAPQLAAIEALIRQTLPREEEPGFEAEHRVPETSATGQIIKKPKKPKKPKVPHAAAGAIQVLSKKPRPQGGENKRKPAAQRAAAAGKGTSGTSGTSGTSLSGSSPFSVQKPRSKPAGKPAAGSRKPAGKPAGGRGH; via the coding sequence ATGTCTTTTGCCTCGCTTGGCCTGATCGATCCCTTGCTGCGTAATCTGCAGGACCTCAATTATCAGACGCCTACGCCAATTCAGGCCAAGGCGATTCCTGCTGTGCTCAGTGGCAAGGACGTCATGGCAGCGGCACAAACCGGCACTGGCAAAACGGCGGGTTTTGCGCTGCCGCTGCTGCAACGGCTAGTGCAACACGGCCCGGCGGTGTCCAGCAACCGCGCGCGTGTTCTTGTGCTGGTGCCCACGCGTGAACTGGCCGAACAGGTGCTGCAAAGCTTTGTCGATTACGGCAAGGGCCTCGACTTACGATTTCTGGCCGCCTACGGCGGTGTCAGTATCAACCCGCAGATGATGAAGTTGCGCAAAGGCGTGGATGTGCTCGTTGCCACGCCGGGCCGTTTGCTGGATCTCAATCGCCAAAATGCGGTGCAGTTTGATCAAATACAAACGCTGGTGCTGGATGAAGCAGACCGCATGCTGGATCTGGGCTTTGCGCGCGAACTCAACGCCGTGTTTGCTGCCTTGCCCGCTCAACGCCAGACCCTGCTGTTCTCCGCCACGTTTACCGATGATATCCGCGCCATGGCGGCGGGCATTCTGCGCGGCCCGGTCAATATCAGCGTCAGCCCGCCCAATGCGACGGCCAGCAAGATCAAGCAATGGGTAGTGCCGGTGGATAAGAGGAACAAGCCAGACCTCTTCATGCATCTCGTGGCCGAGAACAACTGGCAACACGCGCTGGTGTTCGTCAAAACCCGCAATGGCGTGGATTACCTGGCGGCCATGCTGGATGAAGCGGGCTATGCGGTCGACACCATCCACGGCGACAAACCGCAACCCGCGCGTCTGCGTGCGCTGGAGCGCTTCAAGACGCGCGAAGTACATATGCTGGTAGCCACCGATGTGGCTGCGCGCGGGCTGGATATCGACGACCTGCCGCTGGTGATCAACGTTGACCTGCCGATCGTGGCGCAAGACTACGTACACCGTATTGGCCGTACCGGACGCGCCGGCGCCAGCGGCGTGGCGGTGTCGCTCGTGTGTGCCGATGAAGCGCCGCAACTGGCCGCGATTGAAGCACTGATCCGGCAAACACTGCCCCGTGAAGAAGAGCCGGGTTTTGAAGCCGAACACCGCGTGCCGGAAACCAGCGCGACGGGCCAGATCATCAAGAAACCCAAGAAGCCTAAGAAGCCCAAAGTCCCGCATGCCGCGGCAGGCGCCATACAGGTGCTCAGCAAGAAACCGCGCCCGCAAGGTGGCGAAAACAAACGCAAGCCCGCGGCGCAACGCGCTGCGGCCGCGGGAAAAGGCACAAGCGGCACAAGCGGCACAAGCGGCACAAGCTTGTCCGGCAGCAGCCCATTCAGCGTGCAAAAGCCACGCAGCAAACCCGCCGGCAAGCCAGCCGCGGGTTCACGCAAGCCGGCTGGCAAACCCGCGGGTGGCCGCGGTCATTGA
- a CDS encoding FAD-binding oxidoreductase — MLRIDEVTDSEGFPERCDVAVIGGGIIGVSTAYELARRGVQVALLEKGVIGCEQSGRNWGWVRQQNRDLHELPLAMQSLKRWSELSEELGEDIGFRQAGILYGTEHQSDIAQWESWLARAREVGFNSEILSARELAARIPSGRAKWAGGLWSVTDGRAEPSKAAPAIARGAQGLGAKVFQNCAVRSLDTSAGRVSGIWTERGRLAADTVVLAGGAWSALFCQHHGIDLPSINVMGTALRTAEAPGVIEGCFSGPNFALRRRLDGGYTIAVPGYGRVELAPQNLRHSVKFRTMFRSKLKKKLKVRVGASFFHGPEASANWRDDDVSPFEATRVLDPRPDTEWLGRALQNVASVFPELAGLRIAHAWAGAIDTTPDLVPVISKVDANPGLVIASGFSGHGFGLGPGAGVLVSRLVMDEALQFDIRPYQLARFSDGTKLSRPEMM; from the coding sequence ATGCTAAGGATCGACGAAGTCACGGACAGCGAAGGTTTCCCCGAGCGATGTGATGTCGCGGTAATAGGCGGCGGCATTATTGGCGTCAGCACTGCGTATGAACTGGCACGTCGCGGCGTCCAGGTGGCTCTGCTCGAAAAGGGCGTCATCGGCTGCGAGCAGTCGGGGCGTAATTGGGGCTGGGTGCGTCAGCAGAATCGCGACCTCCATGAGTTGCCCCTCGCGATGCAGAGCCTCAAGCGCTGGAGCGAACTGAGCGAGGAACTGGGCGAGGACATTGGGTTTCGTCAGGCGGGCATCCTGTACGGCACGGAGCATCAGTCTGACATCGCGCAATGGGAATCGTGGCTGGCCCGCGCCCGGGAAGTCGGCTTTAACAGCGAGATACTCAGTGCGCGCGAGTTGGCCGCGCGCATTCCGTCCGGACGCGCGAAATGGGCTGGCGGGCTGTGGTCGGTCACGGACGGCCGCGCCGAACCGTCGAAAGCCGCGCCTGCGATTGCTCGCGGCGCGCAAGGTCTCGGCGCGAAGGTATTTCAGAACTGCGCGGTACGAAGTCTCGACACGAGTGCGGGGCGTGTTTCCGGCATCTGGACAGAACGCGGCCGGCTCGCAGCCGATACCGTCGTTCTCGCGGGAGGCGCCTGGAGCGCGTTGTTCTGCCAGCATCACGGCATCGATCTACCCTCCATCAACGTGATGGGAACGGCGTTGCGAACTGCTGAGGCGCCGGGGGTCATCGAAGGCTGTTTCTCAGGGCCTAACTTCGCGCTGAGGAGACGGTTGGACGGCGGCTATACGATCGCTGTCCCCGGCTATGGACGCGTGGAACTCGCACCGCAAAACCTGCGGCATTCGGTGAAGTTTCGCACCATGTTCCGCAGCAAGCTGAAGAAAAAACTGAAGGTTCGCGTCGGTGCCAGCTTCTTCCACGGACCGGAGGCAAGCGCGAACTGGCGCGACGATGACGTCTCGCCGTTCGAAGCAACGCGGGTGCTGGATCCCCGGCCCGATACCGAATGGCTCGGACGTGCCCTGCAAAACGTGGCCAGCGTGTTTCCCGAGCTCGCGGGCTTGCGGATCGCTCACGCATGGGCGGGCGCGATCGACACGACGCCGGACCTCGTTCCCGTCATCTCGAAGGTCGATGCGAACCCCGGTCTCGTGATCGCGTCCGGGTTCAGTGGACACGGCTTTGGACTTGGGCCAGGCGCAGGGGTGCTCGTGAGCCGGCTGGTAATGGACGAGGCGCTGCAGTTCGACATTAGGCCCTACCAACTTGCCCGCTTTTCCGACGGAACGAAACTGAGCCGCCCCGAGATGATGTGA
- a CDS encoding class I SAM-dependent methyltransferase, whose product MGSIGTDSRFAGSIPELYDSHLVPLIFEPYAVDLAQRVAAHHPSHVLETAAGTGVVTRAMAYALPAHVDLVATDLNQPMLDRAAAIGTPTSVIWQQADATRLPFADASFDVVVCQFGAMFFPDKARAFSEARRVLRPGGVFLFNVWDRIEENELADTVTAALASLFPVDPPLFMVRTPHGYFDKQAISRDLADAGFSAAPQFETIAARSRAASARVAAVAYCQGTPLRNEIEARHGAGIDEATTACETAIIERFGTGSVDAKTQAHVVLVQR is encoded by the coding sequence ATGGGTAGCATCGGTACCGACAGCCGCTTCGCTGGCTCAATCCCCGAGCTCTACGACAGCCATCTTGTTCCGCTGATCTTCGAACCCTACGCGGTGGATCTCGCGCAGCGGGTAGCTGCGCACCATCCGTCCCACGTGCTTGAGACCGCAGCCGGCACTGGCGTAGTGACCCGCGCGATGGCGTATGCATTGCCCGCGCATGTCGACCTCGTTGCAACCGACCTGAATCAGCCGATGCTCGATCGCGCCGCGGCAATCGGCACTCCAACGTCAGTAATATGGCAACAGGCAGACGCGACCCGGCTACCGTTCGCCGACGCGAGTTTCGATGTTGTCGTCTGCCAGTTCGGGGCCATGTTCTTTCCGGATAAAGCGCGCGCGTTTTCCGAAGCTCGGCGCGTACTTCGGCCCGGCGGCGTGTTTCTGTTCAACGTCTGGGATCGTATCGAGGAAAACGAGTTAGCCGATACCGTCACGGCGGCGCTCGCCAGCCTCTTCCCCGTGGACCCGCCGCTCTTCATGGTGCGCACACCGCATGGCTATTTCGACAAGCAAGCCATTTCGCGCGATCTCGCGGATGCGGGCTTCAGTGCGGCGCCGCAGTTCGAGACGATTGCGGCGCGCAGCCGCGCGGCATCGGCTCGCGTGGCGGCCGTCGCCTATTGCCAGGGGACGCCGTTGCGCAACGAGATCGAGGCCCGTCACGGTGCGGGTATTGACGAGGCTACGACAGCGTGTGAGACCGCGATCATTGAGCGATTCGGCACGGGATCTGTCGACGCAAAGACCCAGGCGCACGTGGTCCTCGTCCAGCGCTGA
- a CDS encoding aspartate aminotransferase family protein: MSRNNDATFWRNARQHLIRYGGTFEPMIIERAQGSFVYDADGRAILDFTSGQMSAVLGHSHPDIVAVINEYAGKLDHLFSGMLSRPVVDLATRLAEITPDGLDRALLLSTGAESNEAAIRMAKLVTGKYEIVGFAQSWHGMTGGAASATYSAGRKGVGPAAVGSFAIPAPFPYRPRFERHGEYDYLAELDYAFDLIDRQSSGNLAAFIAEPILSSGGIIELPEGYMAALKRKCEERGMLLILDEAQTGIGRTGTMFACQRDGVTPDILTLSKTLGAGLPLAAVVTSAEIEERAHELGYLFYTTHVSDPLPAAVGLRVLDVVEREGLVARANVMGARLKRGLLDLMERFECIGDIRGRGLLLGMEIVKDRRTKEPADGLGAKITRECMNLGLSMNIVQLPGMGGVFRIAPPLTVHEDEIDLGLALLGQAIERSL, encoded by the coding sequence GTGTCCCGGAACAACGATGCAACTTTCTGGCGCAACGCCAGGCAGCACCTGATTCGCTACGGCGGCACCTTCGAGCCGATGATCATCGAGCGCGCGCAGGGCAGTTTCGTCTATGACGCGGACGGCCGCGCGATTCTTGATTTCACCTCGGGGCAAATGAGCGCGGTGCTTGGGCACAGCCATCCGGACATCGTGGCGGTCATCAATGAATACGCCGGCAAGCTCGATCACCTTTTTAGCGGGATGCTTTCGCGTCCGGTTGTCGACCTGGCGACCCGTTTGGCCGAGATCACGCCTGACGGACTCGACCGGGCTCTGTTGCTCAGTACGGGGGCGGAATCGAATGAGGCCGCCATTCGCATGGCAAAGCTGGTCACCGGCAAATATGAAATAGTCGGTTTCGCGCAGTCGTGGCACGGCATGACGGGCGGTGCGGCATCCGCGACCTACAGCGCCGGTCGCAAAGGCGTCGGCCCCGCCGCCGTCGGCTCGTTTGCAATCCCTGCTCCATTCCCGTACCGGCCGCGTTTCGAGCGCCATGGTGAATACGATTATCTGGCGGAGCTGGACTACGCGTTCGATCTCATCGATCGTCAGTCGAGTGGCAATCTCGCCGCCTTTATTGCCGAGCCGATTCTCAGTTCCGGCGGCATCATCGAACTGCCGGAAGGCTACATGGCCGCACTGAAGCGCAAATGTGAAGAGCGCGGCATGCTGCTGATTCTCGATGAAGCGCAAACCGGCATCGGGCGCACGGGCACGATGTTCGCCTGCCAGCGCGACGGCGTCACGCCCGATATTCTTACCCTGTCGAAGACGCTGGGCGCCGGTCTGCCGCTCGCGGCCGTCGTGACCTCGGCCGAGATCGAAGAGCGCGCCCATGAACTGGGTTATCTGTTCTATACGACCCATGTGTCCGACCCGCTTCCTGCGGCCGTTGGTCTGCGGGTGCTGGATGTGGTCGAGCGTGAAGGGCTTGTTGCGCGTGCGAACGTGATGGGCGCGCGACTCAAACGCGGGCTGCTGGATCTGATGGAACGCTTCGAGTGCATCGGCGACATTCGCGGACGAGGGCTGCTCCTCGGCATGGAGATCGTCAAAGACCGCCGCACCAAGGAGCCGGCGGATGGGCTGGGCGCCAAAATCACCCGCGAGTGCATGAACCTGGGGCTCAGCATGAATATCGTGCAATTGCCTGGTATGGGCGGTGTCTTCCGGATCGCGCCGCCGTTGACCGTGCACGAGGATGAGATCGACCTGGGGCTGGCGCTGCTCGGGCAGGCAATCGAGCGTTCGCTTTGA
- a CDS encoding LysR family transcriptional regulator, translating to MEDRSGPNILSLSLEIDLLRSFIVVAEVRSLSRAANRIGRTQSALSQQMKRLEEIIDQPLFQRTGRGVVLTNPGERLLIHAQRILRLHDEAIADLSGKGLSGTIRFGCPDDYAAVFLPHLLRQFSSLHPHALVEVVCAPTPRLLEQLEMHALDLAMISLPEDAANDDIIRREPLVWVGCPGLDSAHFDPLPLALSDPDTLDHVAACEALRRAGRDYRIAYASSSLAGLTALVRSGQAFAVITQTAVAADLHILNGDPTLPPLPTIGISLKFERKRPAHLITVFAEHIRLTLPLL from the coding sequence ATGGAAGATAGAAGTGGGCCTAATATCTTGAGTCTTTCACTCGAAATCGATCTGCTGCGTTCGTTCATCGTCGTGGCCGAAGTCCGGTCGCTCAGCCGTGCGGCGAACCGGATCGGCCGGACCCAGTCCGCGCTGAGTCAGCAGATGAAGCGCCTCGAAGAAATCATCGACCAGCCGCTGTTCCAGCGCACGGGGCGCGGCGTGGTGCTGACGAATCCCGGCGAACGCCTGTTGATCCACGCGCAACGCATTCTGCGACTGCACGACGAAGCGATCGCCGATCTGTCGGGCAAGGGGCTGTCGGGCACGATCCGCTTCGGCTGCCCGGACGATTACGCCGCTGTTTTCCTGCCGCATTTACTGCGTCAGTTTTCGAGCCTGCATCCTCATGCGCTGGTGGAAGTCGTCTGCGCGCCAACGCCGCGCTTGCTCGAACAACTAGAAATGCATGCGCTGGATCTTGCGATGATCTCGTTGCCGGAAGACGCGGCCAACGACGACATCATTCGTCGCGAACCGTTAGTCTGGGTCGGCTGCCCGGGACTGGATTCCGCGCACTTCGACCCGTTGCCGCTGGCGCTCTCCGATCCCGACACACTCGACCATGTGGCAGCGTGCGAAGCGCTGCGACGCGCGGGCAGGGATTACCGCATCGCCTATGCGAGCAGCAGTCTCGCCGGTCTCACGGCCCTGGTCCGTTCGGGCCAGGCGTTCGCCGTCATCACGCAGACTGCCGTCGCCGCCGATCTCCACATACTCAATGGCGATCCGACGCTTCCGCCATTGCCTACTATCGGCATTTCCCTGAAGTTCGAGCGGAAGCGTCCCGCTCATCTGATCACGGTATTCGCGGAACACATCAGGCTGACACTTCCGTTGCTGTGA
- a CDS encoding LysR family transcriptional regulator, protein MDRLTSMAIFVKAAESGSFAAAALAFGISSQMAGRHVIALEERVGAPLLARTTRRQSLTEIGQIFYERCKALLADAEAAESVAMDFSASPRGRLRVTAPVTFGSCCLAPLITRYLREHPEVQVDLTLTDRFVDLVDEGYEVAIRLGALSDSSMIAKPLMPYRLLACASPAYLEERGEPKTPEALAKHECLGFSFTSLPPYNEWVFGSARGKHAVTVSGRFQANDTKALIAAAIDGFGIALAPEIAVRDDIAAGRLVRLLRKYEAPERPMHALFTARRATPKLRAFIDLMVEEFGP, encoded by the coding sequence ATGGACCGCCTGACCAGCATGGCTATCTTCGTGAAAGCCGCCGAAAGCGGCTCGTTTGCGGCGGCCGCTCTCGCCTTCGGTATCTCGTCGCAAATGGCTGGACGACATGTGATCGCACTCGAAGAGCGTGTCGGCGCGCCGCTCCTTGCCCGGACAACCCGGCGCCAGAGCCTGACTGAAATCGGCCAGATTTTCTATGAGCGCTGCAAGGCCCTCTTGGCGGACGCTGAGGCGGCGGAATCGGTAGCGATGGATTTCTCAGCCTCGCCGCGCGGACGCCTGCGTGTCACCGCTCCGGTCACATTTGGATCGTGTTGCCTCGCGCCGTTGATTACCCGTTATCTTCGCGAGCATCCCGAAGTCCAGGTCGATCTCACGTTGACCGATCGTTTTGTGGATCTCGTGGATGAAGGGTATGAGGTGGCGATCCGGCTCGGCGCGCTGTCGGATTCGTCGATGATCGCGAAACCACTCATGCCGTACCGACTGCTCGCCTGTGCGTCGCCGGCTTATCTGGAAGAGCGTGGTGAACCCAAAACGCCGGAAGCACTGGCCAAGCATGAATGCCTTGGATTCTCCTTCACGTCACTACCTCCGTACAACGAATGGGTCTTCGGCAGCGCGCGCGGCAAACATGCGGTAACGGTCAGCGGGCGCTTTCAGGCCAACGATACGAAGGCATTGATCGCCGCTGCGATTGACGGCTTTGGCATCGCGCTCGCGCCGGAGATCGCGGTCAGGGACGACATTGCCGCAGGCCGGCTCGTACGTCTTCTGCGCAAGTACGAGGCGCCGGAACGCCCAATGCACGCGCTCTTTACCGCGAGGCGCGCTACGCCTAAATTGCGCGCTTTCATTGATTTGATGGTCGAGGAATTCGGACCGTGA
- a CDS encoding NADPH-dependent F420 reductase, producing MNGAARRSNRRLKMKMGILGAGFLGRALATLAKQNGYEVMISNSRGPETLMSTAAATGYRVGTAREAAVFGDIVVISVPLRSYLTLPVAELEGKIVIDTCNYYPERDGHIDALDQYTLTTSELMARHLPGARLVKAFSAILAKDLETDGVPTGRPNRRALPIAGDDVAAKQAVAGILDQFGFDAVDAGSLSASWRFERAKPAYCVRLDRAGLLEKLAQAERNVELPHGSWRH from the coding sequence GTGAATGGCGCCGCCCGCAGGTCCAACAGGAGATTGAAAATGAAGATGGGTATTCTGGGTGCGGGATTTCTTGGCAGGGCGCTCGCGACGCTGGCAAAGCAGAACGGCTACGAGGTGATGATCAGCAATTCGCGAGGCCCGGAAACGCTGATGAGCACGGCTGCGGCGACAGGTTACCGCGTCGGAACCGCGCGTGAGGCGGCGGTATTCGGCGACATTGTCGTGATCTCGGTGCCGCTGCGCAGCTATCTCACGCTGCCGGTTGCGGAACTGGAAGGGAAGATAGTGATCGACACCTGCAACTATTATCCCGAACGCGATGGCCATATCGATGCGTTGGACCAGTACACCCTGACCACCAGCGAACTGATGGCGCGCCACTTGCCCGGAGCTAGGCTCGTGAAGGCGTTCAGCGCGATTCTCGCCAAGGATCTCGAAACCGACGGCGTCCCGACTGGAAGACCCAATAGACGCGCGCTGCCAATCGCAGGGGACGACGTTGCGGCAAAGCAGGCGGTCGCCGGCATTCTCGATCAATTCGGCTTCGATGCGGTCGATGCGGGCTCGCTGTCCGCGAGTTGGCGCTTTGAACGGGCGAAGCCCGCCTATTGCGTTCGGCTGGATCGTGCCGGGCTTCTGGAGAAGTTGGCGCAAGCCGAGCGAAATGTGGAGTTGCCGCATGGTTCGTGGCGGCACTAG